A single region of the Bacillota bacterium genome encodes:
- the rpoB gene encoding DNA-directed RNA polymerase subunit beta — translation MADPTRLAGQRKSFAKIAEVLDIPNLIEVQRKSYQWFLEEGLLEMFHDISPIRDFTGNLILEFLDYTLGEPKYSERECKERDATYAAPLRVRVRLINSETGEMKEQEVFMGDFPLMTETGTFIINGAERVVVSQLVRSPGVYYGRDVDAGGNPVYTCTVIPNRGAWLEFETEAGGILQVRVDRTRKLPATALLRALGWESDEQLLALLGETAEVRATLEHDPTRDARTALVEIYKRLRPGEPPTEENARALLEGLLTDPKRYDLAAVGRYKLNKKLSLRNRVVGRTAAEDVRDPASGALLLPAGGRITRAVAEQLSQAGVRELRVRTDDDRELLVLSNGAPAMDVKTITPDDVAAIVNYMFTLMRGVGATDDIDHLGNRRLRSVGELLQNQFRVGLARMERVIRERMTIQDAELITPQALINIRPVVAAVKEFFGSSQLSQFMDQTNPLAELTHKRRLSALGPGGLSRERAGFDVRDVHHSHYGRMCPIETPEGPNIGLIGALSTYARINEYGFIETPYRKVVEGQVTDEIVYLTADEEDDARIAQANEPLDEAGRFQAERVTCRYQQDIVRVAPTEVDYMDVSPKQVVSVATALIPFLEHDDANRALMGANMQRQAVPLLTTEAPLVGTGIEFRAAMDSGVQVLARRAGIVERVTADEVIVRGDDGQRDLYELLKFQRTNQGTCFNQKPVVRVGQRVEAGDILADGPSVDHGELALGKNVLCAFMPWEGYNYEDAILLSERLVRDDTFTSIHIEEHECEARDTKLGPEEITRDIPNVGEDVLKDLDERGIVRIGAEVHPGDILVGKVTPKGETELTAEERLLRAIFGEKAREVRDTSLRVPHGESGIVVDVKVFSRENGDELAPGVNQLIRVYVAQKRKISAGDKMAGRHGNKGVVSKILPVEDMPYLPDGRPVDIVLNPLGVPSRMNLGQILECTLGWAAQELGIRVATPVFDGASEQEILEMLREAGLPENGKTVLYDGRTGEPFDNPVTVGYVYILKLAHLVDDKIHARSTGPYSLVTQQPLGGKAQFGGQRFGEMEVWALEAYGSAYTLQELLTVKSDDTIGRVKTYEAIIKGENVPQPGVPESFKVLIKEMQSLGLDVRIYSHDGQEVELVETDDEYGETPSEYDFDLSEVRRPAAVEARQAAQATLDEERIEESAEESDEEGELPGMGVFAVEPEDGFAGDEPVDDLE, via the coding sequence ATGGCCGACCCGACGCGGCTGGCGGGGCAGCGCAAGAGCTTTGCGAAGATCGCCGAGGTCCTGGACATCCCCAACCTGATCGAGGTGCAGCGGAAGTCCTACCAGTGGTTCCTGGAGGAAGGCCTGCTGGAGATGTTCCACGACATCTCCCCCATCCGGGACTTCACCGGGAACCTGATCCTGGAGTTCCTGGACTACACCCTCGGCGAGCCCAAGTACAGCGAGCGCGAGTGCAAGGAGCGCGACGCCACCTATGCGGCGCCGCTGCGCGTCCGCGTCCGCCTGATCAACAGCGAGACGGGCGAGATGAAGGAGCAGGAGGTCTTCATGGGCGACTTCCCGCTCATGACCGAGACGGGCACCTTCATCATCAACGGCGCCGAGCGCGTCGTCGTCAGCCAACTCGTCCGCTCGCCAGGCGTCTACTACGGCCGTGACGTCGACGCCGGCGGGAACCCGGTCTACACCTGCACGGTCATCCCCAACCGCGGCGCCTGGCTCGAGTTCGAGACCGAGGCGGGCGGCATCCTCCAGGTGCGCGTCGACCGGACGCGGAAGCTGCCCGCGACCGCCCTGCTCCGCGCGCTAGGCTGGGAGAGCGACGAACAGCTTCTCGCCCTCCTCGGGGAGACGGCGGAGGTGCGTGCGACGCTGGAACACGACCCGACCCGCGATGCGCGCACCGCCCTGGTCGAGATCTACAAACGGCTCCGCCCGGGCGAGCCCCCCACGGAGGAGAATGCGCGCGCCCTCCTGGAGGGGCTCCTGACCGATCCCAAGCGGTACGACCTGGCCGCGGTGGGCCGCTACAAGCTGAACAAGAAGCTGAGCCTGCGCAACCGCGTGGTCGGCCGCACGGCGGCGGAGGACGTCCGGGATCCCGCCAGCGGCGCGCTCCTCCTGCCCGCGGGCGGCCGCATCACCCGCGCCGTGGCCGAGCAGCTGAGCCAGGCGGGCGTGCGCGAGCTGCGCGTCCGTACCGACGACGACCGCGAGCTGCTGGTGCTGAGCAACGGGGCGCCCGCCATGGACGTCAAGACCATCACGCCGGACGATGTGGCGGCTATCGTCAACTACATGTTCACGCTGATGCGCGGCGTCGGCGCCACCGACGACATCGACCACCTCGGGAACCGGCGCCTGCGCTCGGTGGGCGAGCTCCTGCAAAACCAGTTCCGGGTGGGGCTGGCCCGCATGGAGCGGGTGATCCGGGAGCGCATGACCATCCAGGACGCGGAGCTGATCACGCCACAGGCGCTGATCAACATCCGGCCGGTGGTGGCCGCGGTCAAGGAGTTCTTCGGCTCCAGCCAGCTCAGCCAGTTCATGGACCAGACCAACCCGCTGGCCGAGCTGACGCACAAGCGCCGCCTGAGCGCCCTGGGGCCGGGCGGCCTCTCGCGCGAGCGGGCCGGCTTCGACGTGCGCGACGTCCATCACTCGCACTACGGGCGCATGTGCCCCATCGAGACGCCGGAAGGGCCCAACATCGGCCTGATCGGCGCGCTCTCCACCTACGCCCGCATCAACGAGTACGGCTTCATCGAGACGCCCTACCGGAAGGTGGTCGAGGGTCAGGTGACGGACGAGATCGTCTACCTGACCGCCGACGAGGAGGACGACGCGCGCATCGCCCAGGCCAACGAGCCGCTGGACGAGGCGGGGCGCTTCCAGGCGGAGCGGGTTACCTGCCGCTACCAGCAGGACATCGTCCGAGTGGCGCCCACCGAGGTCGACTACATGGACGTCTCGCCGAAGCAGGTGGTGAGCGTGGCCACCGCGCTCATCCCCTTCCTGGAGCACGACGACGCCAACCGCGCGCTGATGGGCGCCAACATGCAGAGACAGGCGGTCCCGCTCCTGACCACCGAGGCGCCGCTGGTGGGCACAGGCATCGAGTTCCGCGCCGCCATGGACTCGGGGGTGCAGGTATTGGCGCGGCGGGCGGGGATCGTGGAGCGCGTCACCGCCGACGAGGTGATCGTGCGCGGCGACGACGGCCAGCGAGACCTCTACGAACTGTTGAAGTTCCAGCGGACCAACCAGGGGACCTGCTTCAACCAGAAGCCGGTGGTCCGCGTCGGCCAGCGCGTCGAGGCGGGCGACATCCTGGCGGACGGGCCGAGCGTCGACCACGGCGAGCTGGCCCTGGGCAAGAACGTCCTCTGCGCCTTCATGCCCTGGGAGGGGTACAACTACGAGGACGCCATCCTGCTCAGCGAGCGCCTGGTCCGGGACGACACCTTCACCTCGATCCACATCGAGGAGCACGAGTGCGAGGCGCGGGACACCAAGCTGGGCCCGGAAGAGATCACGCGCGACATCCCCAACGTGGGCGAGGACGTGCTGAAGGACCTGGACGAGCGCGGCATCGTCCGCATCGGCGCCGAGGTCCACCCGGGCGACATCCTGGTGGGCAAGGTGACGCCCAAGGGCGAGACCGAGCTGACGGCGGAGGAGCGGCTGCTCCGCGCCATCTTCGGCGAGAAGGCGCGCGAGGTGCGCGACACCTCGCTGCGCGTGCCGCACGGCGAGAGCGGCATCGTGGTCGACGTCAAGGTCTTCTCGCGCGAGAACGGCGACGAGCTGGCCCCGGGCGTCAACCAGCTCATCCGCGTCTACGTGGCCCAGAAGCGGAAGATCTCGGCCGGCGACAAGATGGCCGGCCGCCACGGCAACAAGGGCGTCGTCTCCAAGATCCTCCCCGTGGAGGATATGCCCTACCTGCCCGACGGTCGCCCGGTGGACATCGTCCTCAACCCGCTGGGCGTGCCCTCGCGCATGAACCTGGGCCAGATCCTGGAGTGCACGCTGGGTTGGGCGGCGCAGGAGCTGGGCATCCGGGTGGCGACGCCGGTCTTCGACGGGGCCAGCGAGCAAGAGATCCTGGAGATGCTGCGCGAGGCGGGCCTGCCCGAGAACGGGAAGACGGTGCTCTATGACGGTCGGACGGGCGAGCCCTTCGACAACCCGGTGACGGTGGGCTACGTCTATATCCTCAAGTTGGCGCACCTGGTGGACGACAAGATCCACGCGCGTTCGACGGGCCCCTACTCGCTGGTCACCCAGCAGCCGCTGGGCGGAAAGGCACAATTCGGCGGCCAGCGCTTTGGCGAGATGGAGGTCTGGGCGCTGGAGGCGTACGGCTCGGCCTACACGCTGCAGGAGTTGCTGACGGTCAAGTCCGACGACACCATCGGGCGCGTCAAGACCTACGAGGCCATCATCAAAGGCGAGAACGTGCCGCAGCCCGGCGTACCCGAGTCCTTCAAGGTGCTGATCAAGGAGATGCAGAGCCTGGGGCTGGACGTTCGCATCTACTCGCACGACGGCCAGGAGGTGGAGCTGGTCGAGACCGACGACGAGTACGGCGAGACGCCGAGCGAATACGACTTCGACCTGAGCGAGGTGCGCCGCCCGGCCGCGGTCGAGGCGCGCCAGGCCGCCCAGGCCACGCTGGACGAGGAGCGTATCGAGGAGAGCGCCGAGGAGTCCGACGAGGAAGGCGAGCTTCCCGGCATGGGCGTCTTCGCGGTGGAGCCGGAGGACGGCTTCGCCGGCGACGAGCCCGTGGACGACCTGGAATGA
- the rplL gene encoding 50S ribosomal protein L7/L12 encodes MSAVDQILELVDTLSVLELSELVHRFEEKYGVSAAAPVAMVAAAPGAGAAGAAAAEPAAEEQTEFDVILQSAGDKKIQVIKVVRELTGLGLKEAKDLVDGAPKPVKEKVSKEEAESLRAKLEEAGATVEIK; translated from the coding sequence ATGTCGGCGGTGGACCAGATTCTCGAGCTGGTGGATACGCTTTCGGTGCTGGAGCTCTCGGAGCTCGTGCACCGGTTCGAGGAGAAGTACGGCGTCTCGGCGGCCGCGCCGGTAGCCATGGTGGCGGCCGCGCCGGGCGCGGGGGCGGCCGGCGCCGCCGCGGCGGAGCCGGCGGCCGAGGAGCAGACGGAGTTTGACGTCATCCTCCAGTCGGCCGGCGACAAGAAGATCCAGGTGATCAAGGTGGTCCGTGAGCTGACCGGCCTCGGCCTCAAGGAGGCCAAGGACCTCGTGGACGGCGCTCCCAAGCCGGTCAAGGAGAAGGTCTCCAAGGAGGAGGCCGAGTCGCTGCGGGCCAAGCTGGAGGAGGCGGGGGCGACGGTCGAGATCAAGTAG
- the rplJ gene encoding 50S ribosomal protein L10 has translation MPNAATMAAKAETVAWLSRRLKESAAVVLVEFRGLTGAESTALRAQLRSQGIDFRVVKNTLARRAAEQAGLDELKPLLEGPNSYAFGDSDPVAVAKAMSEFARTHKSVTIKGGVLQGRAIDAAGVQRLATLPGREELLAQVAGMLAAPLRNMASVLAAPLRGLATQLHALAEQRQAAA, from the coding sequence ATGCCCAATGCGGCCACCATGGCCGCCAAGGCGGAGACGGTGGCATGGCTGAGCCGGCGGCTGAAGGAGTCGGCGGCGGTCGTCCTGGTGGAGTTCCGCGGCCTGACCGGGGCCGAGAGCACCGCCTTGCGGGCGCAGCTGCGCAGTCAGGGCATCGACTTCCGCGTGGTCAAGAACACCCTGGCGCGCCGCGCAGCCGAGCAGGCCGGGCTGGACGAGCTGAAGCCGCTCCTGGAGGGCCCCAACTCGTATGCCTTCGGCGACAGCGACCCGGTTGCGGTCGCGAAGGCCATGAGCGAGTTCGCCCGGACGCATAAGAGCGTCACCATCAAGGGCGGGGTGCTGCAAGGCCGCGCCATCGACGCGGCTGGCGTGCAGCGGCTGGCGACGCTGCCCGGCCGGGAGGAGCTGCTGGCCCAGGTGGCCGGCATGCTGGCCGCGCCGCTGCGCAACATGGCCTCTGTCCTGGCGGCCCCGCTGCGCGGGCTGGCCACGCAGCTGCACGCGCTGGCGGAGCAGCGGCAGGCGGCGGCCTAG